The genomic interval aacaaacaaacaaaacaaaacaaacaaacaacaaaaaacaaacaaacaaacaaaacaaaacaaaaacaaaaaaaacccctacGTATCCAAAGAACTGAGAAGCAGAAAGCTTGCTCAGAAATCAACTGTGCAAATTATTAGGGCTTGATGGGTTATAGACAGGGGCTAAGAGTAATGAGAGATGGGCTAATAATGGGAGGATCTGTCAAGTGTTTTCTTGGAACAGACAGAGATTTCCCAGAACTGGGACACTACTGCTTTTCATTCCCTGTAACAACGTGGTGTTCTTGCCTGGGCAGCGGGTAGCTGTGTCAGTCAGCATGGAGGTTATACTGAAGTTGGAGTTCTATTAGAGGTCTGTTCAAGCAGCTGTCTTGGTGCTTTCATCcttgaagaagaaagagatgCAGCAAGTTGACCCTGCATATGTTTCTGGACAAGATGTTTCTCCAGTGATCAGCATGTCTACATGCAGAGCTGAGTAGAAATCTGACCCAGAGGTTAAGGCAGCAAAGGAGACAATCTGAAGGTAGAGATGCCAAGCCATTCACCCTGTTCCAGTCCCCCACTGGACGTTTGCTGGTCCAAGAGTCTTTTGAGGAATGGCACTTATAGTGAACATGAAACTATTTCACAAAACACACAATATTCAAGAGGTGAGACTGAATTCTATTGCCAAGAACTATGAAGAGGTCCAAGGACTGAGCCAAAGTACACACTTGTAGGACTACTTCCCTCTTTAGTGGAGCTGCACTGTgattcatgagagagagagagagagagagagagagagagagagagagagagagagagatcgatcaTATGTTATTTATCAGGTTCCTTTTGATGAAATTTTGGCACTTATATTCATTCACTGTTGTAAATACTGCTGCACTAAATTggtctaaatttttattttaagccagTCTCACCATTTAAagtcttgcctcagtctccaagggaaattAGTTCCAGGACTCCCCCAATCCccataccaaaatctgcagatgctgaAGTCCTTTAAGTACAATGACACTGTAGTATTTCCCTACAAACTTCATGCATCCTCCTAAACAGTTCAAATCATCTCTAAATGGTCTATAATACTCAACACAATGCAAAAGttttgtaaatagttgttacagtGTATTATTTGGGGAATAATGGCAAGAGAAAAAGCCCCCACATGTTCAATACTTTTTTCCCCCATCCACTGTTGAGTCCAAGTTTGTAACCTATGATATGGAGGGCCAACTGTACTTTGATGTCTAAATTTTAATCTTCAACCCAGATGTGGCACTTAACTCCTCAATCTCACTTATTTGACACTCTATTCATGATCAGACCTATTTTCAATGTAaccccacatttttaaaaatttatttttgaagtcGTCATCAATACATTTCTCAAGTGTTTAATCAAACATTGCAAACCCAGTTGGATTTTCTAACTTGGGCATCTAACACAAGCTTGTTGTGCTGTCTgaaattttcctaaataaaaatcaagtagTGAAGTTTGTGATTTATAACATGAACTGGAACGAGCTAGAAAGAGCACCAGTGATCTGTGCATTCTCAGAGGAAGCTTCCTACCCTCTCAGCTGCTTCAAGGTTAGGCTCTGCCACAGGCTGGGCCCTGAAGTTGACAAAAGAATTAAATGTGTCAAGGCACATTCAAACCTTGGACCACTAGCTCTAGGTGATTATCAGCACAACGGAAGCCAGACGGATTGcccagagaggagaggggagggtggAAGCCACTGAAATCTCTGGAAAGGAACTAGGCATTTTAATGGTGTTAACAACCTCCAGAAAGGACTTGTCCCCTTCACCTGGGAAGGGCAGGTGAGGTCTCCCAGATTCTCAGACACGACTACACCAGGGTGTTCAACTGCACTTCCAAAGCAGAGCCTCAGCCATAACACGCAGTTCCCAGAGAATCATAAACATGCAGTTTAGAGAATGCGGATCCTCCCTCAGCGAGTGAGGCAGAGGGTCTGCTCTACAAAGCAAGTGGGAATGTCATTGTAAGTGTATCTCCCTACCGCAAGACTGACTCCAACTCCAAGTAAGCAAAACAAGGACACTCCGCTAGGCACTGCACGACAGATGGGAGAAAGGAAGCCAATACTGCAGCTCTCTTCAGGAGTAGGTGGGCGGCCCTAAAAAGGGCCTTTGAGTAACTTAAGCGACGGTGAAAACCAGTTGTCTTAGCCGCCGAAGCCGTAGAGGGTGCGGCCCTGGCGCTTGAGCGCGTAGACCACGTCCATGGCCGTGACCGTCTTGCGCTTGGCGTGCTCCGTGTAGGTGACGGCGTCGCGGATCACGTTCTCCAGGAACACCTTGAGCACGCCGCGGGTCTCCTCGTAGATGAGCCCGGAGATGCGCTTGACGCCGCCCCGGCGGGCCAGGCGGCGGATGGCGGGCTTGGTGATGCCCTGGATGTTGTCGCGCAGGACTTTGCGGTGGCGCTTGGCGCCGCCTTTGCCCAGGCCTTTGCCTCCTTTGCCGCGGCCAGACATGGCTAAGGTCTCAGGACTAAAACCTTAGAGGAGCGAAGATACTCACTGAGGCACGTACTAGCACCACGGCTAATTATACGCCGCCATCGGACCTCGTTGAGAACTGGAAGCGGGAAGCGACGAGGAGGCGCGGCTGCACTTTCGCTCCGCCCCTCACTGGGCAGTGACCCGAGGACCGGGAGAACTGGATACTTCCACTTTTGAATCTTTTGCCTTGTTTCCTGTGGTTGACTATGTGATCGCTGAAGCTGTCGCTTTGCCTAAGAATTTTAATAAGGGTTCATGTTTTAATAACAAAGCTCTTGATAGAGCTAAAAATATCATATTGATAATTTAGAtaaaagctctttttaaaaaggctaaaGGAGATCATCCTggtctttgtttaaaaaatgcgGAAGTTGAAATCCCATGAAAGATGTCCTCCCTAAATTTAACAAAAAGCaccattcttgggctggggttgtggctcagtggcagagagcgcttgcctcacacatgtggggcactggattCGAACCTCaccaccacatgaaaataaataaagatactaaaaATCTACCATTCCTATCACGGATAGGAACTAAGGCCAAGGATATTCTGTACAAATAAATCCTGTTGTAACTCTTTGTCTTTTCTCTGCCCAATATAATGCCATACCTCAAACACCTTTGCTTTCTAACATTCAGTATATAAGTAATTGACTAACTGCTTTGTGTCATCATCTCCTTATAAGGGTTCTTATACCACATGAAAATTgtgtcaaataattttttaaaataagtcttgTTAATTATGTAAATTTCCACTATGCTGGTTGAACCAGGATCCTAAGATGGAGATACAGTTTTGCTACCCTTTCACGACATTCTTTTTCATTAATAGGGAATGTTTGTAGGTGGCCCTGTAATTTTGGTTCCCCTCCTTCATTTGTAAAACAAGTAAAGATAACCATTCATGGAAGTTTTCTGAGAATTTGAATTAGCAAACATGAGTAAAATGTTAGAACAGAGACTGTCCCAAAGAAATGCTGCATAAATGTGGTTAATTCTAGCATGTTTTACTTTGCAAATGTGCTTGAATTGTGATATTGACTTATGCTCCTCAATTTCAGTGTCTTACTACCAGTACAATATCACAGCAGACATTTATGtattaatgaagatttttttaaaaatcacagcgTGTAATAAAAGATATTGCAAATTCTTGTTTTTTAAcaattacatatatgtgtgtgtggaaatatatatatatatatatatatatatatatatatatatacacatatatatatatttgaggggGGGGTGTCTATAGGTGTAGTAAGAATCACACCCTTTGGACTTTCCCACAACTAAGTCTAGAATGCAATTCAAATCTCCAGATCACCATAGGCTTCTCCCAATTGTGTTAATTCTCCCTTAAAATGTACATTAAGCAGAATAAGTTAGACACTTTCATTGTAGAAACTGAAAGGCCTACTTCTGAATTTTCATCTGACCAATACAGCCTGAACTTCTTCCTCTTCTTGAGGATCTTTCACAAAAGAATCCCaaattgggctgaggttgtggctcagtggtagagcacttaccttgcatgcactaggcactgggttggatcctcagcaccacataaatgtaaaataaagatattgtgtccagctaaaatttaagaataaacattttttaaaaaaaagcctccCTAATCAAAACTAATACCAACAGCATTTACTGTGAACTTTGGTGTAACATCACTCTTTGGtgcttggagaaaaaaaaaaaaaacatgtttagcTGAAGACCTTGAAAGAACAAACACCTAATGTGTATTCTCTGCACAGTTAGAGGGAGAAAAGACTGGACAGGATCCCCATTGAGGTTTCCAGCTGAACCTGAAAATTTGGCATGAAACAATTTATCAAGACAAAAGCACACAAATGTATTTCATATAAGTTTTATGAGACAGGTTAGCCTCTAAGTTGAAGAGAGATGTAATAGTGTCTGAACAATGTGATGCGGCTTATGGAAAGtgggaattattttaattatgtctgTTTATATAGAATCAGCTATGACTCCTTACTgaagaatatttcttttctcttggtaCAGGGACAGCATCAGcatttttcacaatgaaataattttgattttaggAAACAGGGTAAATTAGAATGCCCTTCTTCATCTTCTACTTTTAAGGACCTTGGGCTCAAAATAGTCCTTATGCAAAAGTAGCCAGTCCATGTGGAAATGCCATTTCTGCCAAAACTAAAAACCTCCATTTGCTCTCCAGCCCTCCCAGATCATTTCCCTAATACATAGCAGTAAGTACTTAACCCAATATTAAATGGTGGCACTAGTCTTAACATATTAAAATGTTCAGTAATTTTTTCCCTTGAATATGAACTTcttccattatttaatttttaaatatatgctgTAATTTAATTTCTAAACCGAGATCAATGCAACTTAGTAATGCCAAGTAAAAAAGGATTTAAGCAAGCTAAAGCTTGGACTATTTTAAAAAGGGCATAAAACAATTCACAACTTGGGTAAGTTGCTATATGCCTGAAAATGCTCATATCAAAGATTAGATTACCTCCATTTATAATTAGTAAACTAATTGGTCTTAGATGACATCATAAACTAGGAGCCAGCCCTACCCAAATGCATGTGCAAGAGGCTGGCATCAAGCTTCCAACAAGATTTGACAGCTGCAAATTCGAAAATTATGCTAAATTATGCTAAAGACTGTAGCACTGCGTAAGATGTCAAGTAAATTAGGTAAATTAAGACTTAATGCAGAAGCTATCTTTCATCCATATGGAAATACAGAAGCTAAAGGGATGATAGTTAATAGCCAAGTTGGAAACAGAAACTGCTGCTCTTAAGTGTTCACAGCTGCTTTCCTTGGAACACTTAGGTGGCTCTGAAAAGAGCCTTTGGGTCATTTACACTAGGCCGAAATTGGGTTGCTTTTATGCCCTCTCTCCACGGATGCGGCGCGCCAGCTGGATGTCCTTGGGCATGATGGTGACGCGCTTGGCGTGGATGGCGCACAGGTTGGTATCCTCAAACAGCCCCACCAGGTAGGCCTCGCTGGCCTCCTGCAGCGCCATGACGGCCGAGCTCTGGAAGCGCAGGTCGGTCTTGAAGTCCTGCGCGATCTCGCGCACCAGGCGCTGGAACGGCAGCTTGCGGATCAGCAGCTCGGTGGACTTCTGGTAGCGGCGGATCTCGCGCAGCGCCACGGTGCCGGGCCGGTAGCGGTGAGGCTTCTTGACGCCGCCGGTGGCCGGGGCGCTCTTGCGGGCGGCCTTGGTGGCCAGCTGCTTGCGCGGCGCCTTGCCGCCGGTGGACTTACGGGCTGTCTGCTTGGTGCGAGCCATGGGAAAACCGAAGTAACGCCTTCACAGACTACTGTGAACGTTAAAAGCCACCCTTCCTTTTATACAGTCAGATTACTGACTATTGGGCCCGAGAAATTCAAAAGTACCCGCGCTTTTCCTGGATTGGTTCATCTCCTTGCTGAGGTCTCCGGATAAAGAGCTGCCTACAGGTTGATGCACAAATCCCACACCCTGCTCTTCCCGGTagctattttcacatttttatttatttacttatttatttgagtCTGTGTCGATTGTAAACGCAAGTATTGCACCATAATGTCTGAAGGAGACAACCACACAGATCTACACGGGAATACCCAATAGATgctggcaaaaacaaaacaaaacaaaaaacctattaAAATATCTTGGGAGCCATTTAGGGAAACTTGGTGTGTGGGTTTCATTTCAAACGAAAGTTTACCTGGGCATGGCACTAGTAGGGTGGACATTGTAAAAATTATGACTTTGTAGGATGAATTGCTGAGAGTTAATCGCTAAGTTCATTTTGCTCTTCATTGCTGTATTTGGGTTTTGATTTacactgaggatagaacccagtaccttgagcatgttaggcaagtgcgcATTGAGCTACATCCAACTGGTTTTGTACTCAGGATTGACCCGAGGGGTCTTTTACGTAGAGCAATATTCCCATTTGTTGAGGTCTCCACTCGTTTAGCTATCCAACTTGCCATATGCAGCGCCTTATGTGAAATAGGAGGGGTCATTGTTATATTTTCCTTCTCCCCACAGTATTCAACAACTTTGTATCTGCAAAAAGGTTAGTATTCCCGCGGCAGTACATTTTGCTGTGTAGCCTTCCCCCTACATTTACAAATTACTGAGTAACTACTAGGGGCCACCAGTTTCTTTTTAGAACCCAACTCTTAGCATAACAGCTCATTTCACAGAAATAGTGGGTGGCTCTTAAAAGAGCCTTTTGTTTATAACCTTGATAATCTTTCCGGCTCAAGGAAAACTTAGAGGCCAGTGAGTTATCAACACCTTATTTTCCCTTGGCCTTGTGGTGGCTCTCGGTCTTCTTGGGCAGCAGCACTGCCTGGATGTTGGGCAGGACACCGCCCTGCGCGATAGTCACACGGCCCAGCAGCTTGTTGAGCTCCTCGTCGTTGCGGATGGCCAGCTGCAGGTGGCGCGGGATGATGCGCGTCTTCTTGTTGTCGCGGGCCGCGTTGCCAGCCAGCTCCAGGATCTCGGCCGTCAGGTACTCGAGCACCGCCGCCAGGTAGACGGGCGCGCCGGCCCCGACCCGCTCCGAGTAATTGCCCTTGCGCAGCAGCCGATGCACACGTCCCACCGGGAACTGGAGACCGGCCCGAGAGGAGCGAGTCTTGGCCTTGGCCCGGGCCTTGCCGCCTTGTTTACCGCGACCAGACATTTTAGCTTGGTTTAAGAAGACAGAAAGGCTCTATGGAAAACCTAGGTAAAATGCCATGAAGGCCTGCAAATGAGACATATTTATACTGATTGGAGGTAGGCTGTGCGGAGCTCTCCTATTGGCTAATGGGAAATACCCAATGGGCAAACAGAATTTGAATCCTTCATTTGCATACAGCTCTTCCATCTACTGTAAGGTTTGTGTTTTATCCAATCACCAATCGTACTGGGTGAGCCTTACTTTAAAACCAATAATTGcatcaattcaatttttttttttaatttttttaaaaccaactgTGGGCTGGAGTCTTTCCGCTCATTGTTGACTTTGGGCCACTCGTTCCTTTCCGGAATTGAGATTTATAATTTTCCAAAGGAATGAGTTCAGAACCTTTCCCAGAAGGCTAGGAAAATGTACTTCTTAACTTCACAACGGAAAAGAGGGAGTAAGAGAACAATGATTCTTCATCACAGCCCACCTCTAATTTCACGACTTGAACAAGAAAAATAGGACAAGGACTGCATTCTAGATGCTGGAGAACTGATagatcttaaaaatttatttcccttGCCCAGGGTAATACTGACTATCACCTCCagactggaaaacaaaacaacaaaaaaaaaacttttgcatgATTCTCCACTACCATTCCCAACCTTCCTGCCCTTGcaattttctcctttgattacaAACAGCATTCTGCTTATTTCTGAAACCTCTCCACCAATCTCTACCCCTTGTATTTATAAGGTTGATAATTTACCAACTACAATTTTAATTGAGAGGGAATACTTTCCCACCACTCTGAGGGTTTGACAATCAGTCTGTGAAATAAATAGACAACAGcatattaacaggagaaaaggATATGTG from Ictidomys tridecemlineatus isolate mIctTri1 chromosome 8, mIctTri1.hap1, whole genome shotgun sequence carries:
- the LOC106145261 gene encoding histone H4 is translated as MSGRGKGGKGLGKGGAKRHRKVLRDNIQGITKPAIRRLARRGGVKRISGLIYEETRGVLKVFLENVIRDAVTYTEHAKRKTVTAMDVVYALKRQGRTLYGFGG
- the LOC110599294 gene encoding histone H3, which encodes MARTKQTARKSTGGKAPRKQLATKAARKSAPATGGVKKPHRYRPGTVALREIRRYQKSTELLIRKLPFQRLVREIAQDFKTDLRFQSSAVMALQEASEAYLVGLFEDTNLCAIHAKRVTIMPKDIQLARRIRGERA
- the H2ac4 gene encoding histone H2A type 1-B/E; translation: MSGRGKQGGKARAKAKTRSSRAGLQFPVGRVHRLLRKGNYSERVGAGAPVYLAAVLEYLTAEILELAGNAARDNKKTRIIPRHLQLAIRNDEELNKLLGRVTIAQGGVLPNIQAVLLPKKTESHHKAKGK